One stretch of Streptomyces sp. A2-16 DNA includes these proteins:
- a CDS encoding IucA/IucC family protein, with amino-acid sequence MPSLTRPGTPSAGTPFSPHPSTDPLPTPDDAVAHTLLNCLLREVSGPEHQSVVDGGRLLLRLPRRGVLLRVALRRTSLLGAHRFTGPVSEQREDGWSEVGWRRLAEYTRDELSLRTGVRNEEFLEQIASSHEAIATALATRGEGARDAYLASEQSLLLGHRFHPTPKARTGDPRSWAAYAPEAGASFPLRHLAVRADLIAEESASPWAGAALDGQRADVPDGHRLLPVHPWQYEAIREHPVLRAALDRGDVIDLGPGGRPFAATASVRTLYDGETFLKFSLNVRITNCLRKNSSYELAGAVALTRVLAPALTDLAERFPGSAVLREPAYRTLALPGPDGLPDRDLFEGFGVIVREGLHRRLAPGTTPLLAAAVADEYPTGPAHISRLLAGADPLAWWSAYLDLLLPPVLAAFFDHGLVLEPHLQNVVICVDSDGMPAQVLFRDLEGTKLLPEHHADTLAALPPEVAGPMTYDGTRGWDRVVYCLLVNHVAELLAALADLHPHREAELWARVRDTLQAYADRHGCPPRLAALLAGVPLPAKANLLTRWERRADREAGYVRLPSPLAEDILRDPSGSER; translated from the coding sequence ATGCCCTCGCTGACTCGTCCCGGGACTCCGTCCGCGGGAACCCCCTTCTCACCCCACCCGTCCACGGACCCCCTGCCCACCCCCGACGACGCGGTGGCCCACACGCTCCTGAACTGTCTGCTGCGCGAGGTGTCCGGCCCCGAACACCAGTCGGTCGTCGACGGCGGCCGGCTGCTGCTGCGGCTGCCCCGCCGCGGAGTCCTGCTGCGCGTGGCCCTGCGCCGCACCTCGCTCCTCGGCGCCCACCGCTTCACCGGGCCGGTCAGCGAACAGCGGGAGGACGGCTGGTCGGAGGTCGGCTGGCGGCGGCTGGCCGAGTACACGCGCGACGAACTGTCCCTGCGCACCGGGGTGCGCAACGAGGAGTTCCTGGAGCAGATCGCCTCCAGCCACGAGGCGATCGCCACCGCCCTGGCCACCAGGGGCGAGGGCGCCCGGGACGCCTACCTCGCCTCCGAGCAGTCCCTGCTCCTCGGCCACCGCTTCCACCCCACGCCCAAGGCCCGCACCGGAGACCCGCGATCCTGGGCGGCCTACGCCCCGGAGGCCGGGGCGTCCTTCCCGCTGCGCCACCTCGCGGTCCGCGCCGACCTGATCGCCGAGGAGAGCGCCTCTCCCTGGGCGGGCGCCGCACTGGACGGGCAACGCGCGGACGTACCGGACGGCCATCGGCTGCTGCCCGTGCACCCCTGGCAGTACGAGGCAATCCGCGAGCACCCGGTGCTGCGTGCGGCGCTCGACCGCGGTGACGTGATCGACCTCGGCCCGGGCGGGCGGCCCTTCGCGGCCACCGCGTCGGTGCGCACCCTGTACGACGGCGAGACCTTCCTGAAGTTCAGCCTGAATGTGCGGATCACCAACTGCCTGCGCAAGAACAGCAGTTACGAACTGGCCGGCGCCGTCGCCCTGACGCGTGTCCTGGCTCCGGCGCTCACCGATCTCGCCGAGCGCTTCCCCGGCAGCGCGGTGCTCCGCGAGCCCGCCTACCGCACCCTCGCCCTGCCGGGCCCGGACGGCCTCCCCGACCGCGACCTGTTCGAGGGCTTCGGTGTCATCGTCCGCGAAGGACTGCACCGGCGGCTCGCGCCGGGCACCACTCCCCTGCTGGCCGCCGCGGTCGCCGACGAGTACCCGACCGGCCCCGCTCACATCTCCCGCCTCCTCGCCGGCGCGGACCCCCTGGCCTGGTGGTCGGCCTACCTCGACCTGCTCCTGCCGCCCGTCCTGGCCGCCTTCTTCGACCACGGACTGGTCCTCGAGCCGCATCTGCAGAACGTTGTGATCTGCGTGGACTCCGACGGCATGCCCGCCCAGGTCCTCTTCCGCGACCTGGAGGGCACCAAGCTGCTCCCCGAGCACCACGCGGACACCCTCGCCGCGCTGCCGCCCGAGGTCGCGGGCCCGATGACGTACGACGGCACCCGCGGCTGGGACCGGGTCGTGTACTGCCTGCTGGTCAACCACGTCGCCGAACTGCTCGCCGCCCTCGCCGACCTGCACCCGCACCGGGAGGCGGAGCTGTGGGCCCGGGTGCGGGACACCCTTCAGGCGTACGCCGACCGGCACGGCTGCCCGCCGAGGCTCGCCGCCCTGCTCGCCGGGGTGCCGCTGCCCGCCAAGGCCAACCTGCTCACCCGCTGGGAACGCAGGGCCGACCGTGAGGCCGGTTACGTCCGGCTGCCGTCCCCGCTGGCCGAGGACATCCTGCGCGACCCGTCGGGAAGTGAGCGATGA
- a CDS encoding type III PLP-dependent enzyme — translation MTGLTDHVRSLESAELPSYVYDLAALRTHAAAVRQALPERVEMYYAAKANPEQEILAALAPYVDGFEVSSGGELAHVAEAVRDRPLAFGGPGKTPDEITAALERGVERFHVESAHELRMLAETARRVVPGRRVAVLPRVNLPVSDGSLAGSSLAMGGRPTPFGMDPDQAREIVAALTDGTYAHLELRGVHAHLASGLEAAEQLGVARAVVSWATGLGVPLAEVNVGGGMNVDYADPERRFDWAGYGEGLARLTEAHPGLTVRIEPGRALTAYCGWYVTEVLDVKQSHGEEFAVVRGGTHHLRTPATKGHDQPFSVLAVDDWPHPWPRPATTGGRGGTGIRPGGAGGRITLAGQLCTPKDVLARRVPTPGLRAGDRVLFSLAGAYAWNISHHDFLMHPRPGFHFLDA, via the coding sequence ATGACCGGCCTCACCGACCACGTCCGCTCCCTCGAATCCGCGGAACTCCCCTCATACGTCTACGACTTGGCGGCCCTTCGCACCCACGCGGCCGCCGTGCGGCAGGCGCTGCCCGAGCGGGTCGAGATGTACTACGCCGCCAAGGCCAACCCGGAACAGGAGATCCTCGCCGCGCTCGCACCGTACGTCGACGGCTTCGAGGTCTCCTCGGGCGGTGAACTCGCCCATGTCGCCGAGGCGGTACGGGATCGGCCGCTCGCCTTCGGCGGTCCGGGCAAGACCCCGGACGAGATCACGGCCGCCCTGGAACGGGGAGTCGAACGCTTCCACGTCGAGAGCGCCCACGAGCTGCGCATGCTGGCCGAGACGGCGCGGCGCGTCGTTCCTGGGCGCCGGGTGGCGGTGCTGCCACGCGTCAACCTCCCCGTGTCCGACGGGTCGTTGGCGGGGAGCTCGCTGGCGATGGGCGGTCGCCCGACCCCCTTCGGCATGGATCCCGACCAAGCGCGCGAGATCGTCGCGGCCCTCACGGACGGCACCTACGCGCACCTCGAACTCCGGGGCGTGCACGCGCACCTGGCCAGCGGGCTGGAGGCCGCGGAGCAACTCGGGGTGGCTCGGGCCGTCGTCTCCTGGGCCACCGGGCTGGGCGTGCCGCTCGCCGAGGTGAACGTCGGCGGCGGCATGAACGTCGACTACGCCGACCCGGAACGCCGCTTCGACTGGGCAGGGTACGGCGAGGGCCTGGCCCGGCTCACCGAGGCGCACCCGGGGCTGACGGTGCGGATCGAGCCGGGCCGGGCCCTGACGGCGTACTGCGGCTGGTACGTGACCGAGGTGCTGGACGTCAAGCAGAGCCACGGCGAGGAGTTCGCCGTGGTCCGGGGCGGCACCCACCATCTGCGGACCCCGGCGACCAAGGGCCACGACCAGCCCTTCTCGGTGCTGGCCGTGGACGACTGGCCGCATCCCTGGCCACGGCCCGCCACCACCGGCGGGCGCGGCGGGACAGGCATCCGTCCGGGCGGTGCCGGGGGGAGGATCACACTGGCGGGACAGCTGTGCACCCCGAAGGACGTGCTGGCGCGCCGGGTGCCCACGCCCGGGCTGCGGGCGGGCGACCGGGTGCTGTTCTCGCTGGCCGGCGCCTACGCATGGAACATCTCGCACCACGACTTCCTGATGCACCCGCGGCCCGGGTTCCACTTCCTGGACGCGTGA
- a CDS encoding MarR family winged helix-turn-helix transcriptional regulator has product MRDSVDRHVEVWAKEIDWMDPVKEAIFARLALLARYASQARRDRLDSDGLRNWQYKVLLTLRRLGPPYTGSPSLLADHLGLTRGALSARLASLEEAGLIVRTHECDDRRRVRVRLTETGHTAFEQQMASEEATELALLSALTPAEREALAGLLRKMVVAAEAEPAGRAPTAPAGPRPAGS; this is encoded by the coding sequence ATGCGGGACTCGGTCGACCGGCACGTCGAGGTGTGGGCCAAGGAAATCGACTGGATGGACCCCGTCAAGGAGGCGATCTTCGCCCGGCTGGCTCTCCTGGCCCGGTACGCGTCACAGGCCCGCCGCGACCGGCTCGACTCCGACGGACTGCGGAACTGGCAGTACAAGGTGCTGCTGACCCTGCGCAGGCTCGGGCCGCCGTACACCGGGAGCCCCTCGCTGCTCGCCGACCATCTCGGACTGACCCGGGGAGCCCTGTCGGCCCGGCTGGCGTCGCTGGAGGAGGCCGGGCTGATCGTCCGGACGCACGAGTGCGACGACCGGCGACGGGTGCGGGTGCGGCTCACCGAGACCGGGCACACCGCGTTCGAGCAGCAGATGGCCTCGGAGGAGGCCACCGAGCTCGCGCTGCTGTCGGCACTCACCCCGGCGGAGCGGGAAGCCCTCGCCGGCCTGCTCCGGAAAATGGTCGTGGCCGCCGAAGCGGAGCCGGCCGGCCGGGCGCCGACCGCGCCGGCAGGGCCCAGGCCGGCCGGGTCGTGA
- a CDS encoding ATP-grasp domain-containing protein translates to MRLYLLALNPTDSVTEGFLPAAARLGLDVTVLTDQPEAHRRTFPDIEVLECDVRDFRAVITRISTHHRPDAVFSNSDHLQTQAALAAAYFELPGKDWRAALRAKDKAEMRRRLAASGVDAVWSTEITEPLALDAPYPCVLKPREGVASEDVVLVQGPEDLVTRAKEILERRPGTALVVEEYLPGELHTLETLGDGHVRHVLGGFRTELSPPPYFIEERMVFLPVRPEPVQAQVLAQLDALGVGFGACHTEFVVHAGRARIIEVNYRAIGDQCDLLLARLLDIPLFEHILRTHLGEPLPADLGVRRDGAARLEYPCADRAGTLTEAPGPTELTVDGVHLTYRPLRETGERHDLYGTNRDYLGVLRATGTDQATVDRVSARFLAERRWEIQP, encoded by the coding sequence ATGCGTCTGTATCTGCTCGCCCTGAACCCGACCGACTCGGTCACCGAGGGCTTCCTGCCCGCCGCCGCCCGACTGGGCCTGGACGTCACCGTCCTCACCGACCAGCCCGAGGCCCACCGCCGCACCTTCCCGGACATCGAGGTCCTGGAGTGCGACGTCCGGGACTTCCGGGCCGTGATCACCCGGATCTCCACCCACCACCGTCCCGACGCCGTCTTCAGCAACAGCGACCACCTCCAGACCCAGGCCGCTCTGGCCGCCGCCTACTTCGAGCTGCCCGGCAAGGACTGGCGGGCCGCGCTGCGCGCCAAGGACAAGGCGGAGATGCGCAGACGTCTCGCCGCCTCGGGCGTGGACGCCGTCTGGTCCACCGAGATCACCGAGCCCTTGGCGCTCGACGCCCCCTACCCCTGTGTCCTCAAGCCCCGCGAGGGTGTGGCCAGCGAGGACGTCGTGCTCGTCCAGGGGCCGGAGGACCTCGTCACCCGCGCCAAGGAGATCCTCGAACGGCGCCCCGGCACGGCCCTGGTCGTCGAGGAGTACCTCCCGGGCGAGCTCCACACCCTGGAGACGCTGGGCGACGGCCATGTGCGCCACGTCCTGGGCGGTTTCCGCACCGAGCTGTCGCCACCGCCGTACTTCATCGAGGAGCGCATGGTCTTCCTCCCCGTGCGTCCCGAGCCGGTCCAGGCGCAGGTGCTCGCCCAACTCGACGCCCTGGGCGTGGGGTTCGGCGCCTGTCACACCGAGTTCGTGGTGCACGCGGGACGGGCCCGGATCATCGAGGTCAACTACCGGGCCATCGGCGACCAGTGCGACCTGCTGCTCGCCCGGCTGCTGGACATCCCGCTCTTCGAGCACATCCTGCGCACCCACCTCGGCGAGCCGCTCCCGGCCGACCTCGGCGTCCGCCGCGACGGCGCCGCCCGGCTGGAGTACCCGTGCGCCGACCGCGCCGGCACCCTCACCGAGGCGCCCGGCCCCACCGAACTCACCGTCGACGGCGTGCATCTGACGTACCGTCCGCTGCGGGAGACGGGCGAACGGCACGACCTGTACGGCACCAACCGCGACTACCTCGGCGTCCTGCGGGCCACCGGCACCGACCAGGCCACGGTGGACCGGGTCTCGGCCAGGTTCCTCGCCGAGCGGCGCTGGGAGATCCAGCCGTGA
- a CDS encoding bifunctional 5,10-methylenetetrahydrofolate dehydrogenase/5,10-methenyltetrahydrofolate cyclohydrolase → MSQARIMDGTALARRIVEDTATRAAELTGRTGQAPCLATVLVGADPASVTYVRMKRNRCRKAGIESRHVELPAATTTDELVRTLRELSADPAVHGILLQHPMGPHIDERAAFEAIAPEKDVDGVTFASFATMSFGLPGFVSCTPGGIMRLLDAYDVDPAGMRAVVVGRSAILGKPAGMLLLARDATVTYCHSRTADLSAAVREADIVVAAVGRPRLIRGQDIKPGAVVIDAGYNEGNIGDVDFDSAAERASLITPVPGGVGPMTIATLLEQTVQAAEAAARQR, encoded by the coding sequence ATGTCCCAGGCACGGATCATGGACGGCACCGCGCTCGCCCGGCGCATCGTCGAGGACACCGCCACGCGCGCGGCCGAGCTCACCGGACGCACCGGACAGGCGCCCTGTCTCGCGACGGTCCTGGTCGGCGCGGACCCCGCCTCCGTCACCTACGTCCGGATGAAGCGCAACCGCTGCCGCAAGGCCGGTATCGAGTCGCGGCACGTGGAGCTGCCCGCGGCCACCACCACCGATGAACTGGTGCGCACCCTGCGGGAGTTGTCGGCCGACCCCGCCGTGCACGGCATTCTGCTCCAGCACCCGATGGGCCCGCACATCGACGAACGGGCCGCGTTCGAGGCGATCGCACCGGAGAAGGACGTCGACGGGGTCACCTTCGCCTCCTTCGCGACGATGAGTTTCGGCCTGCCGGGCTTCGTGTCGTGCACACCGGGCGGGATCATGCGGCTGCTCGACGCGTACGACGTCGACCCGGCCGGCATGCGGGCCGTGGTCGTGGGCCGCAGCGCGATCCTCGGCAAGCCGGCCGGCATGCTGCTGCTCGCCAGGGACGCCACGGTGACCTACTGCCACTCCCGTACGGCGGACCTGTCGGCGGCCGTACGGGAGGCGGACATCGTCGTCGCCGCGGTGGGGCGGCCTCGGCTGATCCGGGGCCAGGACATCAAGCCCGGCGCTGTCGTGATCGACGCCGGGTACAACGAGGGGAACATCGGTGACGTGGACTTCGACTCCGCGGCGGAGCGGGCGTCGCTGATCACGCCGGTGCCGGGCGGGGTCGGTCCGATGACCATCGCCACGCTGCTGGAGCAGACCGTTCAAGCGGCGGAGGCGGCCGCCCGGCAGCGCTAG
- a CDS encoding MFS transporter, which translates to MSGAALRIPRPVSGRGRVHAVAGCYFVASFAALGLPPYLTEILPELGDRHARWAGVLYVVPTVFGALFAPLWGRLADRFGRKRLLLRAQLGLTLSFLLAGWADSLATFTLALVLQGILGGTFAASNGYLGAALEGPALSRALTLMQGSARAALVVAPIVVGSLSGWLSPHRQYALLAVLPLTAALLLAALPEPAPAQTPVSRSEPVAETGSTVSLRTLYTLEFAFVFSTVVSFPYLIAFVDERLPGTSPLLSGTLFAMPHLVYLVSALAVHGAFRDRPRTGIALGFTCIALGLAGHGAAGSLAALIGVRLLLGVGLTLGLVCLQVLAAECVKGRAPGGLFGSLEFFSKAGAVAAGVAAAVGSARFGPAAPVLTGSAAATVTALATLLPPLNHRIRWSR; encoded by the coding sequence ATGAGCGGCGCCGCACTGCGGATCCCCCGCCCGGTGTCCGGCCGCGGCCGGGTGCACGCCGTGGCGGGCTGCTACTTCGTCGCGTCCTTCGCGGCGCTCGGCCTGCCGCCGTACCTCACCGAGATCCTGCCGGAGCTGGGCGACCGCCACGCCCGCTGGGCGGGTGTCCTGTACGTCGTCCCGACGGTGTTCGGCGCCCTGTTCGCGCCGCTGTGGGGTCGGCTCGCCGACCGCTTCGGCCGCAAACGGCTGCTGCTGCGGGCCCAGTTGGGGCTGACGCTGTCCTTCCTGCTCGCGGGCTGGGCGGACTCGCTGGCGACCTTCACGCTGGCGCTGGTTCTCCAGGGCATCCTGGGCGGCACCTTCGCGGCGTCCAACGGCTACCTGGGCGCCGCCCTCGAAGGTCCCGCCCTGTCGCGGGCGCTCACGCTCATGCAGGGCAGCGCCCGGGCGGCGCTGGTGGTCGCGCCGATCGTGGTGGGCTCGCTGTCCGGCTGGCTGTCACCGCACCGCCAGTACGCGCTGCTGGCCGTACTCCCGCTCACGGCCGCCCTGTTGCTGGCGGCACTGCCCGAACCGGCGCCCGCGCAGACGCCCGTGAGCAGGTCCGAGCCGGTGGCCGAGACCGGGTCCACGGTGTCCCTGAGGACCCTGTACACCCTGGAGTTCGCGTTCGTGTTCTCCACCGTCGTCTCCTTCCCCTACCTCATCGCCTTCGTGGACGAGCGGCTGCCCGGCACCTCCCCGCTGCTGTCCGGGACGCTGTTCGCCATGCCCCACCTGGTCTATCTGGTGTCGGCGCTCGCCGTGCACGGCGCCTTCCGCGACCGGCCGCGCACCGGTATCGCCCTCGGCTTCACCTGTATCGCGCTCGGTCTCGCCGGGCACGGGGCGGCCGGTTCGCTCGCCGCGCTGATCGGCGTGCGGCTGCTGCTCGGCGTGGGCCTCACCCTCGGCCTGGTGTGCCTGCAGGTACTGGCCGCCGAGTGCGTCAAGGGCCGGGCGCCGGGCGGGCTGTTCGGTTCGCTGGAGTTCTTCTCCAAGGCCGGCGCGGTCGCCGCCGGCGTGGCCGCCGCCGTGGGCAGCGCCCGCTTCGGCCCGGCCGCCCCCGTGCTGACGGGCAGCGCCGCCGCCACCGTCACCGCCCTCGCCACCCTGCTTCCCCCGCTGAACCACCGCATCCGCTGGAGCCGTTGA
- a CDS encoding glycosyltransferase, protein MTAGSRGDVAPFTGLGHALARAGHEVTLVTHGRFEPLAARAGLGFHALPVDPRAELESSRGRALHRSTTGVGKLARVVAMARALAVEMADDLVAAARSSDALLLSGSVAPLGHAVAEGLRLPSLGLNLQPLAATREFAPPMLGTGSWGALGNRVAGLGLNLAVEQVFSAALPPVRARLGLPPVGTATALRTRERQGWPVLHGFSPRVVARPRDWRRGLDVAGYWWPYDGDAPLPDELRTFLTAGPPPVFVGLGSATVPDPARVSAEIVRALRRAGLRGVIQRGWADLTATGDDMLTVDEVPHSALFPHMAAVVHHAGAGTTAAGLRAGVPAVPVPVQFDESFWAARLVALGVAPRSLPLRRLSADALGAALVRVARDARYGERARALGARIRAEDGVTPVLDAVNRL, encoded by the coding sequence ATGACTGCGGGATCCCGGGGTGACGTGGCCCCCTTCACCGGGCTGGGGCACGCTCTGGCGCGGGCCGGGCACGAGGTCACCCTGGTCACCCACGGGCGCTTCGAGCCGCTCGCGGCACGGGCCGGTCTCGGCTTCCACGCCCTGCCGGTCGACCCCCGGGCCGAACTGGAGTCCTCGCGCGGACGGGCCCTGCACCGCAGCACCACCGGAGTGGGCAAACTGGCGCGGGTGGTCGCGATGGCGCGGGCACTGGCCGTGGAGATGGCCGACGACCTGGTGGCCGCCGCCCGGTCGAGCGACGCGCTCCTCCTGTCCGGCTCGGTGGCCCCACTGGGCCACGCGGTCGCCGAGGGCCTGAGGCTGCCCAGCCTGGGCCTCAACCTCCAACCCCTCGCGGCCACCCGGGAGTTCGCACCGCCCATGCTGGGCACCGGCTCCTGGGGCGCGCTGGGCAACCGGGTGGCCGGGCTGGGCCTGAACCTGGCCGTCGAGCAGGTCTTCTCCGCGGCCCTGCCACCGGTGCGCGCCCGGCTGGGCCTGCCGCCGGTGGGCACGGCCACAGCCCTGCGGACCCGGGAACGCCAGGGCTGGCCGGTCCTGCACGGCTTCAGCCCGCGCGTGGTCGCCCGGCCCCGTGACTGGCGGCGCGGACTCGACGTGGCGGGCTACTGGTGGCCGTACGACGGCGACGCGCCGCTCCCCGACGAGCTGCGGACGTTCCTCACGGCGGGACCGCCCCCGGTCTTCGTGGGCCTGGGCAGCGCGACCGTGCCCGATCCCGCGCGGGTCAGCGCCGAGATCGTACGGGCGCTGCGCCGGGCCGGGCTGCGTGGGGTGATCCAGCGCGGCTGGGCGGACCTGACGGCGACGGGCGACGACATGCTGACCGTCGACGAGGTGCCGCACTCCGCGCTCTTCCCGCACATGGCGGCGGTGGTCCACCACGCGGGCGCGGGCACGACGGCGGCGGGCCTGCGCGCCGGCGTCCCCGCGGTCCCGGTCCCGGTCCAGTTCGACGAGAGCTTCTGGGCGGCCCGGCTGGTGGCGCTGGGCGTGGCACCGCGGTCGCTGCCCCTGCGGCGTCTGAGCGCCGACGCACTGGGGGCGGCGCTGGTCCGGGTCGCACGGGACGCCCGGTACGGGGAGCGGGCACGGGCGCTGGGGGCGCGCATCCGCGCGGAGGACGGCGTGACACCGGTACTGGACGCGGTGAACAGGCTGTGA
- a CDS encoding IucA/IucC family siderophore biosynthesis protein, which translates to MTPAPTDTCEAELLVRVLSALLREDVVGLRTRGTLVHRADGPWVRLADAEGAALLLPVAEDGFQCEYAARLPLLVRERDGTELSSCDSVLGALRMLADPQDRSGFDAFAEECRQTLETMRLHADTQSEIGGLLTARYGPDPAHWTGLAGAPAYDTLAARIDHPVYPTARGRSGLTREQLRAYAPEFHPRFALRWLAVPRAALTLTGPLPEFWPTPAGLGLPEVQGTHVALPVHPLTVGAPLEEALRSTGLTDSAVLSERSYLDVVPTLSMRTVATLADPDVHLKLPLDTATLGLRNRRSIKPGTLVDGAAGQRLLETVAAREPRFRAMILHADETTYAHADHDLLAVLCRRYPSGLDGAVVVPPAALLAPAPGGRLVLDHLADRFFDGDPLALLDAFLTLLLDWQTTLFGLGIALESHQQNISLVLRPRSLRLLFKDNDGPRINTERLAARLPGPWGFDDARTYTAQDGPVVDLFTTVTVHLCAGAFAFGLPERRPELLRLVRDRLTEAVDRLGGDAGEVLRTRILEAPRLPVKAMVSAGTLLSKQRSGAADINKHYTTGPNYLLAQRSTA; encoded by the coding sequence CTGACGCCCGCGCCGACGGACACCTGCGAGGCCGAACTCCTCGTCCGAGTCCTGAGCGCCCTCCTGCGCGAGGACGTGGTCGGGCTGCGCACCCGCGGCACCCTCGTACACCGTGCGGACGGCCCCTGGGTGCGGCTCGCGGATGCCGAGGGCGCGGCGCTGCTGCTGCCCGTCGCCGAGGACGGCTTCCAGTGCGAGTACGCGGCCCGGCTGCCGCTCCTGGTGCGCGAGCGGGACGGGACCGAGCTCAGCTCCTGCGACAGCGTGCTCGGCGCCCTGCGGATGCTCGCCGACCCGCAGGACAGGAGCGGTTTCGACGCGTTCGCCGAGGAGTGCCGGCAGACGCTGGAGACGATGCGGCTGCACGCCGACACGCAGTCGGAGATCGGCGGGCTGCTCACCGCGCGGTACGGGCCCGACCCGGCTCACTGGACAGGCCTCGCCGGTGCTCCCGCCTACGACACGCTCGCCGCCCGCATCGACCACCCCGTCTACCCGACGGCACGCGGCCGCTCCGGACTCACCCGAGAACAACTGCGCGCCTACGCGCCGGAGTTCCATCCGCGTTTCGCGCTGCGCTGGCTGGCCGTACCCCGGGCGGCGCTCACCCTGACCGGCCCGCTCCCGGAGTTCTGGCCGACCCCGGCCGGGCTGGGGCTGCCCGAGGTGCAGGGCACCCATGTCGCCCTGCCCGTCCACCCGTTGACCGTCGGCGCCCCGCTGGAGGAGGCGCTGCGCTCCACCGGCCTCACGGACAGCGCGGTGCTCTCCGAACGGTCGTACCTGGACGTCGTGCCGACACTGTCGATGCGGACCGTGGCCACCCTCGCGGATCCCGACGTGCACCTCAAACTGCCGCTGGACACCGCCACGCTGGGCCTGCGCAACAGGCGTTCCATCAAGCCGGGCACTCTGGTCGACGGTGCGGCCGGACAGCGGCTGCTGGAGACGGTGGCGGCCCGTGAGCCCCGCTTCCGGGCCATGATCCTGCACGCCGACGAGACGACGTACGCCCACGCGGACCACGACCTCCTCGCCGTCCTGTGCCGTCGCTACCCCTCCGGTCTCGACGGAGCGGTCGTCGTGCCGCCGGCCGCGCTGCTCGCCCCGGCTCCCGGCGGACGGCTGGTCCTGGACCACCTGGCCGACCGGTTCTTCGACGGCGACCCGCTCGCCCTCCTGGACGCCTTCCTGACACTGCTCCTCGACTGGCAGACCACCCTGTTCGGCCTGGGCATCGCCCTGGAGTCGCACCAGCAGAACATCTCGCTGGTGCTGCGCCCCAGGAGCCTGCGCCTGCTGTTCAAGGACAACGACGGACCGCGCATCAACACCGAGCGCCTCGCGGCCCGGCTGCCCGGTCCCTGGGGCTTCGACGACGCCCGCACCTACACCGCACAGGACGGCCCGGTCGTCGACCTGTTCACCACCGTCACCGTCCATCTGTGCGCGGGGGCCTTCGCGTTCGGGCTCCCTGAGCGCCGCCCGGAGCTGCTCCGGCTCGTCCGCGACCGGCTGACGGAGGCCGTGGACCGGCTCGGCGGGGACGCGGGCGAGGTGCTGCGGACCAGGATCCTCGAGGCTCCGCGGCTGCCGGTGAAGGCGATGGTCTCGGCCGGGACGCTGCTGTCCAAGCAGCGCTCGGGCGCCGCCGACATCAACAAGCACTACACGACCGGCCCCAACTACCTGCTGGCGCAGAGGAGTACGGCATGA
- a CDS encoding nuclear transport factor 2 family protein yields the protein MGTAASSGFTTDTLRSGVEGNAAALLSLYADDAEIRVVDRNTQPSHPKVLHGRDEISAMLDDVYSRDMTHKLEQCVVDGDHAAFSESCRYSDGVRVLSESMLTLRDGKIVEQTIIQAWDE from the coding sequence ATGGGCACCGCGGCAAGCTCCGGCTTCACCACCGATACCCTCCGCAGCGGCGTCGAAGGCAACGCTGCGGCTCTTCTGTCGCTCTACGCGGACGACGCCGAGATACGCGTCGTGGACCGCAACACCCAACCCAGCCATCCGAAGGTGCTGCACGGCAGGGACGAGATCAGCGCGATGCTCGACGACGTCTACAGCCGCGACATGACGCACAAGCTCGAGCAGTGCGTCGTCGACGGCGACCACGCGGCCTTCAGCGAGTCCTGCCGGTACTCCGACGGGGTGCGCGTCCTGTCCGAGTCGATGCTGACGCTCCGGGACGGCAAGATCGTCGAACAGACCATCATCCAGGCCTGGGACGAGTAG